The Syntrophaceae bacterium DNA segment GCGAAAAATCCAGCTTCGCCGGAAGGGAAGGATCGCGGGGTCTTTTGACCTCTATGACCTTTTCCTGAAAGGGGACCGGTCCAACGACATGACTATTCAGCGGGACGACGTGGTGTTCGTACCGGTGGTGGGGCCGATCGTGGGCATAGCGGGCAATGTGCGTCGTCCGGCTATTTACGAAATCAAGGATACAACGGACCTGAATCAAGTCTTCGCTCTGGCGGGGGGGATCATTCCGTCGGCCTATATGCAGCAGATCCAGGTATCGAGGGTACAGAACAACGAACGGCAGGTCGTCATCGACCTGAGCGACCGGGAGATCAGGAACTCCGACAGGTTCCATATGCAGGACGCAGATCTGGTGCGTGTCTTCTCCATCGTCGACATCGACCGGAACGCCGTCCACCTGGAGGGGAATGTCCACAAGCCCGGCAAATTCGAATACAAGCCTGGAATGAGGGTGCGGGACCTCATCCATGGAGTCGACAACCTTAAGGACGAAACCTTTTTTGAGTATGCGCTGATCAAGAGAATCCAGCCGCCCGAACGGAGCACGCTGCTGGTGCCCTTCAGCCTGCATCGCCTTTTTATTGAAAAGGACGAGGCCGACAATATCGAACTGAGGCCCGAGGACCGGGTGTTCGTATTTTCCCGCTGGATGTTCCAGGACAGGCCGTTTGCCACCATTGAAGGAGAAATCCGCGGAGACTGCCTTGAAATTGCCGATCTCACCGGCGATGGCCTGGAAATTATCCCTGGAACAAAACAAGGGACTGCAGACCGGAAGAAAAACTGGTCGGCGCAGGCCATCCGAATTCAGAGAATCGGGGAAGATCTGGAACGCGACCATCAGAAACTGCTGGCGGAGCGCGTGCTCGCTATTTCCGATCGTTTGAAGAAGAAAGGCCGTTATGACCCGAAGGAAGATCTCCGGGAAGCAGCAGCGGAGATGCGAAAGATGAACATGTCCGGCTATCTGGAACAAATCAGCGACGTGGAGAAGGAGTTCACCGCTGCCTGCCGGTTCCCGGTCGCCGAGAACCTGCACGTCCGGGACGCCATCCTCGGTGCGGGCGGATTGACGCCCGATGCGGACCTGGAAACGGGGGAGGTCGTCCGCTTCAACAGTGACCGGGAGTACGAAACCCTTTACTTCCACGTGGGAAAGGCCATGTCCGGCGACCCGCGGGAAAACCACGCCGTCCTGCCGAAGGACCGTATCGTCGTTCATTCCATATGGGAAAAAATACAGCGTCAGTATGTCTATATCGAAGGAGAGGTAAGCCGGCCCGGAATCCATGTATACACAAAAGGCATGAAAGTCAGCGACCTTGTCTTCAAGGGCGGCGGCCTGCTGGAGTCGGCCTACCGGGAAGAAGCCGAACTTTCGTCGCAAACGGTGAAAGAAGGAAAGATAGGAATTCTGCAGCACAAAAAGATCCGTTTGAATGACGTGCTTGAGGGAAAGCCCGGAGCCGATGAGGAGCTGAATCCCTTCGACCGGCTTCTGGTCAGGAGAATCAGCAACTGGCGTACGGAACAGTTTGCCTCTGTCTCGGGGGAGATTCTTTTCGAGGGGAAGTATGCATTCCGGAAGGGCGAGCGTCTGTCATCCCTCATCGAGCGGGCCGGAGGATACACAGAAAAGGCCTATCTGCGAGGCGCCGTCTTCACGAGGGAGAGCGTACGGTCGCTGCAGCAGAGCAGCCTGGAGGACATGGCCCGGAGGATGGAAAAGGAGATCCTCTCCGGAAGTGCGACGAACATTTCCTCTTTGCTCTCCGCCGAAGATGTGGCGGCCAGGAAGATTGAGCTGGAGCAGAAGAAGAAGCTGGTCGAGGTCTTGCGTCAGTTGAAGGCAACGGGTCGAATGACGATCCAGCTCGGACACCTGCGGGTCCTCAAGGGCGGTCCGTATGACATCGAGCTGGAAAACGGCGACAGCCTTTACCTTCCGCCGCGGCCGAGCGTTGTGAACGTGGCGGGCGCCGTGATGAGCCCGACAAGCCACCTGTTCATGGAACGCCTGGATTACAGGGATTACATCCGTCTCTCCGGCGGATACAGCAGGTATGCGGACGAGGACAGCATCTTCATTCTGAAGGCTAATGGCAGCGCCATCAGGGCGGGCGATCGTTACCTGAGCTGGAGCGACGGCCGGGAGCGATGGGAACTGGCGCCATTTGCGGATCGTGACGATGCCATGGAACCGGGTGATGTGGTGGTGGTTCCGGAGAAACTGGAGCGGATCGCCTGGCTCCGGGAGATCCGGGATATTGCACAGATTCTCATGAACATCGCCGCCACGACGGGGATCATCATCAAGGTGTTTTAGTGAGTGTAAGTGTCTGTAATGTATCGTGATGCATCCGTAAGATCGCATATGGGGAGGAGATCATGAACAGGGCTGGGATTCGTTGTCTGATTGCCGTCATTTTTTTCATGCAAGTCTTCATTCCGGCTTCCGTGTCTGCCGCCCCACAGTTGGGGCGGTTCATTCTCGTCAATGGAGAAGTCACCCTGAGCCGGACCGGAGTGATGTCCAGGCCGGAAACAGGGACGGGGGTGGAAGAGGGGGACGTCATACAAACGGGAAAGAACGCCTCCGTCAAGGTGATGCTGGCGGACGATACGGTGATCACGGTTGACCGGAACAGCCGCGTCGTCATGAAAAAATTCGTCCTCAGGAGCGGAATCCGGTCGGCGAAGATCTACGTGGAATACGGCAAGATCGCAGCCGACGTGAAGCGCTTCATCGGGGGTAAGAACACCTTCGACCTGGAGGGCCCGACTGCCGTTGCGGGGATGATCGGAACGATGATCGAATTTGCAGTCGTGATCGGAGCCGACGGAGTACCGACGACAACGGTTACCTGTTTGTCCGGATCTGTTTTTGTAACCACAGCAGAGGGATCGGTTACGCTGGCGGCGGGGCAGACGGCTGTGGCTGTCGCATCGGCCGCACCGGCGATTACAACGGCGGCAACCGCTGCCGCGGCGGCGGGAGCGGCCGGAGGAACGGCTGCGACCATAACCGTCGGCGCGGGGACCATTGCCGCCGGCGTGGCGATAGCCGTGGCGGTGGCTGCCTTGGCGGTTGCGGCAGCGGGCGGTGGTGGGGGCGGCAGCAATGCCCTTGCAGTCCCGGTTCATGCGACAACAACTCATCATTGAGCTTAATCCATGAATCTGTTTTCAGGGGGCGATTTCTGAAAAAAACAGACTACTTTTTATGTGTTCAGCGCGTTCCGGTATGCAGATGGTGAAATGTTTCCGGAGAATAAGCGCGAGAAGACACCTCTTGCATTTCGT contains these protein-coding regions:
- a CDS encoding FecR domain-containing protein, translated to MNRAGIRCLIAVIFFMQVFIPASVSAAPQLGRFILVNGEVTLSRTGVMSRPETGTGVEEGDVIQTGKNASVKVMLADDTVITVDRNSRVVMKKFVLRSGIRSAKIYVEYGKIAADVKRFIGGKNTFDLEGPTAVAGMIGTMIEFAVVIGADGVPTTTVTCLSGSVFVTTAEGSVTLAAGQTAVAVASAAPAITTAATAAAAAGAAGGTAATITVGAGTIAAGVAIAVAVAALAVAAAGGGGGGSNALAVPVHATTTHH